A DNA window from Fragaria vesca subsp. vesca linkage group LG3, FraVesHawaii_1.0, whole genome shotgun sequence contains the following coding sequences:
- the LOC101301945 gene encoding sister chromatid cohesion protein PDS5 homolog B-like produces the protein MASQKVEQQLKEVGSKLDSSPSSKDALVKLLKQAASCLSELDQSPPATTLESMQPFLNAIVKPELLKHQDRDVKLLVATCICEITRITAPEAPYSDDVLKDVFRLIVGTFSGLKDTSGPSFGRRVVILETLAKYRSCVVMLDLECDDLVTEMFSTFFAVARDDHHESVLSAMQTIMIVLLEESEDLQDDLLFVILSVLGRKRSDITVAARRLAMNVIEQSAGKLESGIRQFLISSMSGDNKSTDHQIDYHEVIYDVYRSAPQIVSAVVPYLTGELLTDQLDTRLKAVNLVGDLFSLPGSTISEPFQPIFSEFLKRLTDRVVEVRMSVLEHVKSCMLSNPFRAEAPEIISALCDRLLDYEEKVRKQVVAVIYDVACHDLNSIPLETVKLVAERLRDKSVLVKKYTMERLAEIYRVYCAKCSDGSTISSEFEWIPGKILRCIYDKDFRSDTIENVLCESLFPTEFSIKDKVKHWVRVFSVFDKVEVKALEKILEQKQRLLQEMQKYMSLRQVHQDGDAPEIQKKILFCFRIMARSFADPAKAEENFQFLDQLKDANIWKILMNLVDPNTSFHQARTLRDELLKILGEKHRLYDFLSTLSVKCSYLLFNKEHVKEILLEVAMHRSTADIQYKLSCMNILVILARFSPLLLSGTEEELVNFLKDDDEAIKEGVLNVLAKAGGTIRENLAALSSSIDLILERLCLEGSRRQAKYAVHALAAITKDDGLKSLSVLYKRLVDMLEEKTHLPAVLQSLGCIAETAMPVFETRESEIEKFITEKILKSNDKPGDNKKASWDDKSELCALKIYGIKTLVKSYLPVKDAQVRPGIDGLLEILRNTLSCGEISKDIESSSIDKAHLRLASAKAVLRLSKHWNHKIPVDVFHLTLKVSEISFPQARRLFLNKVHQYIKDRLLDAKYTCAFFFNMFGLKSAEFQEEKQNLADIIQMYHQTKARHLSIQSDANSLTAYPEYILPYLVHVLAHHCCPNIDDSKDDVKAFEPIYRQLHLFLSMLLHKDEDVKSESTSNIEKEDLSAIVSIFQSIKSSEDIYDVVKSKNSHAICDLGLSITKRLAPKEIDLQVLTTSVPLPSMLYKPYEKKEGDDSVASEAQTWLADDSVLAHFESLKLDTTETDISVIAEDEVLIDGEKDGKEVPLGKIIKHLKSQKNKAKKENKNKVSSANPEKAENDVDILNMVREINLDNLGESSKFESSNGHENLPSRKSRTDTKHQKANKRKTSDGASVAVPKRRRSSTAHGAFKSPRSTSKSPLSASLDDSLNRKLGESTESALLVSCIRKNATSSSKRKSRGSDPVLHDEENEVGADSDHDEPDVLEAGKNDPNSGYQSPTGPIKKRKKKSMSGSTKSKFKEGGKDIEDLIGCRIKVWWPMDKAFYEGTVKSYDTLKRKHVVLYADGDVEVLRLENERWELIDNGRKPTKKSNSSKKSPSKEVSPGQKSKSAGSSRKSKKLTKTVKGKRTPSKILDGKRGRSKRKQWGSRERESSDVSNIEPNLVSKVDEMNSGSSGGAERKDANVSDEVDSDKEVKSVSKGNLLEGADCPNPNIEDSDEEMPDSEGRPAKDMDSIGQDAQNNGDEKLPSEETETEEVNRASSREGNEEDSSDSEGNQEKDDVRGGRTKQKKPHLPVEPSSPSVAGDLELSDDEPLGNFTLRVGKRASKSVR, from the exons ATGGCGTCGCAAAAAGTGGAGCAGCAGCTCAAGGAGGTGGGATCCAAGCTCGACTCGTCTCCTTCCTCCAAAGACGCTCTCGTCAAGCTCCTCAAG CAAGCTGCATCATGTCTTTCTGAGTTGGATCAGTCTCCTCCCGCAACTACCTTGGAGTCAATGCAGCCTTTTCTTAATGCAATAGTCAAACCAGAATTGTTGAAGCATCAAGATAGAGATGTCAAGCTTCTAGTAGCAACATGTATCTGTGAGATAACCCGGATAACTGCACCAGAAGCGCCTTATAGTGATGATGTGCTAAAG GATGTTTTTCGACTGATTGTGGGCACTTTTAGTGGATTGAAAGATACAAGTGGTCCATCATTTGGTAGGAGAGTTGTCATCCTGGAGACTCTTGCAAAATATAGGTCATGTGTTGTAATGTTGGACCTCGAATGTGATGATCTGGTGACTGAAATGTTCAGTACGTTTTTTGCTGTTGCCAG AGATGATCACCATGAATCTGTACTCTCAGCAATGCAGACAATCATGATTGTTCTCTTAGAAGAGAGCGAGGATTTGCAAGACGATCTTCTATTTGTCATCTTGTCTGTGTTAGGTCGGAAGAGAAGT GATATCACTGTGGCTGCTAGGAGACTTGCTATGAATGTTATAGAACAGAGTGCGGGAAAGCTTGAATCGGGTATCAGACAGTTCCTTATTTCATCAATGTCAGGCGACAATAAGTCAACTGATCATCAGATCGACTATCATGAAGTTATCTATGATGTGTATCGTTCTGCTCCCCAAATTGTGTCAGCAGTTGTTCCTTACCTAACTGGAGAGCTACTG ACTGATCAGCTGGACACTCGTTTAAAAGCAGTTAACTTGGTGGGAGACTTATTTTCACTGCCGGGCTCTACCATTTCGGAACCATTTCAGCCGATCTTTTCAGAGTTTTTGAAGAGGTTGACTGATAGAGTTGTTGAGGTTCGAATGTCGGTCCTTGAACATGTTAAGAGCTGTATGCTGTCAAATCCTTTCAGAGCTGAAGCTCCCGAAATAATCT CTGCTCTGTGTGACCGGCTGTTGGACTATGAAGAGAAAGTTCGGAAGCAAGTTGTTGCTGTAATTTATGATGTGGCATGTCATGACCTAAATTCTATTCCACTAGAAACAGTAAAACTTGTTGCCGAGCGCCTTCGAGATAAATCT GTACTTGTTAAAAAGTATACCATGGAGAGGCTAGCTGAGATATACAGGGTTTATTGTGCAAAGTGCTCCGATGGCTCAACCATTTCCAGTGAGTTTGAGTGGATTCCTGGGAAGATTCTGAGATGTATTTATGATAAAGATTTCAG ATCAGACACAATAGAAAATGTTCTTTGTGAATCTCTATTCCCAACTGAATTCTCTATCAAAGATAAAGTAAAACATTGGGTGAGGGTCTTCTCAGTATTTGATAAAGTTGAGGTGAAGGCACTTGAGAAGATACTGGAGCAGAAGCAAAG GTTACTACAAGAGATGCAGAAGTACATGTCACTTAGGCAGGTGCATCAG GATGGTGATGCTCCTGAGATCCAAAAAAAGATATTGTTTTGTTTTCGCATAATGGCACGCTCGTTTGCTGACCCTGCAAAGGCTGAGGAAAATTTTCAGTTTCTTGATCAATTGAAGGATGCTAACATCTGGAAGATTTTAATGAATCTTGTTGATCCAAACACTAGCTTCCATCAAGCCCGAACTTTACGG GATGAATTGCTTAAAATTTTGGGTGAAAAACACCGACTATATGACTTTCTTAGTACTCTCTCTGTCAAGTGTTCTTATCTACTTTTCAACAAGGAGCATGTGAAGGAAATTCTTCTGGAGGTTGCCATGCATAGATCTACTGCAGATATACAATATAAGCTATCTTGTATGAATATATTAGTG ATTCTTGCTCGCTTCAGTCCATTGCTACTCAGTGGAACAGAAGAGGAACTGGTAAATTTTCTCAAAGATGACGATGAAGCTATAAAAGAAGGAGTTTTGAATGTTTTAGCAAAGGCTGGTGGCACCATCCGGGAAAATCTTGCAGCATTATCAAG TTCGATAGACCTTATATTGGAGAGGTTGTGTTTGGAGGGCAGTAGAAGACAGGCAAAATATGCTGTACATGCCTTGGCGGCAATAACAAAGGATGATGGGCTTAAATCACTTTCTGTTTTGTACAAG AGGCTTGTGGATATGCTGGAGGAGAAGACACATTTGCCTGCTGTACTACAATCGCTGGGGTGTATAGCTGAGACTGCAATGCCAGTCTTTGAAACTAGAGAAAGTGAAATTGAAAAGTTTATAACAGAGAAGATCCTAAAAAGCAATGAT AAACCAGGTGATAATAAGAAGGCATCTTGGGATGACAAAAGTGAGCTTTGTGCCTTAAAG ATATACGGAATCAAGACATTAGTGAAGAGCTACTTGCCTGTAAAAGATGCTCAGGTTCGCCCCGGCATTGATGGTCTGTTGGAAATCTTAAGAAACACACTTTCTTGTGGAGAAATATCCAAAGACATAGAATCAAG TTCAATTGACAAGGCACATTTAAGGCTCGCTTCTGCAAAAGCCGTTCTCCGTCTTTCAAAGCACTGGAATCATAAGATACCTGTTGATGTCTTCCACTTAACCTTGAAGGTTTCAGAG ATTAGCTTCCCTCAAGCAAGGAGACTATTCCTTAACAAAGTTCATCAATACATAAAGGACCGCCTTTTGGATGCAAAATACACTTGTGCTTTCTTTTTCAACATGTTTGGATTGAAGTCAGCAGAATTTCAAGAG GAGAAACAGAATTTAGCTGACATTATTCAAATGTATCACCAAACGAAGGCTCGACATCTCTCAATTCAGTCTGATGCTAATTCCTTGACTGCTTATCCGGAGTACATCCTCCCATACTTGGTTCATGTGCTTGCTCATCATTGTTGTCCTAATATTGATGACTCCAAGGATGATGTCAAAGCTTTTGAGCCAATATACAG GCAATTGCACTTATTTCTATCTATGCTGCTACATAAAGATGAAGATGTCAAGTCGGAATCAACTAGCAACATTGAGAAGGAGGACCTTTCTGCTATAGTTTCTATCTTTCAAAGTATCAAGTCCTCAGAAGATATATATGATGTAGTGAAGTCAAAG AATTCACATGCTATTTGTGACCTTGGGCTGTCAATTACCAAACGCTTAGCCCCAAAGGAAATTGATTTACAGGTGTTGACTACATCAGTTCCCTTGCCTTCTATGCTGTATAAACCGTATGAGAAGAAGGAAGGAGATGACTCTGTG GCTAGTGAAGCACAAACGTGGCTGGCTGATGACAGTGTGCTGGCTCACTTTGAATCTCTTAAATTAGATACTACTGAAACG GATATTTCCGTAATTGCTGAGGATGAAGTGCTGATTGATGGCGAAAAAGATGGAAAGGAAGTGCCTTTGGGAAAAATAATAAAGCATTTGAAGTCTCAGAAGAACAAGGCTAAAAAAGAGAACAAAAACAAGGTTTCATCTGCTAATCCAGAGAAGGCTGAGAATGATGTTGATATCTTAAATATGGTGCGGGAGATCAATTTGGATAACTTGGGAGAATCAAGTAAGTTTGAATCAAGTAATGGTCACGAAAATTTGCCAAGCAGGAAATCAAGAACAGATACAAAACACCAAAAGGCTAACAAAAGAAAAACTAGTGATGGAGCATCTGTTGCAGTACCTAAACGGAGGAGGTCATCCACTGCTCATGGTGCTTTCAAATCACCCAGAAGTACTTCAAAGTCTCCTTTAAGTGCCTCACTGGATGATTCACTCAAT AGAAAATTGGGTGAAAGCACTGAGTCAGCTTTGTTGGTATCATGCATCCGGAAGAATGCTACCTCCTCATCAAAACGTAAAAGCAGAGGTTCAGATCCTGTTCTTCATGATGAGGAAAATGAAGTTGGAGCAGACAGTGACCATGAT GAGCCTGATGTGCTTGAGGCTGGCAAAAATGACCCGAATAGCGGGTACCAGTCTCCCACAGGACCTATCAAGAAGCGGAAAAAAAAGAGCATGTCAGGATCCACAAAG TCCAAATTCAAGGAAGGTGGAAAAGATATCGAAGATTTGATCGGTTGCAGAATAAAAGTTTGGTGGCCTATGGATAAAGC ATTTTATGAAGGGACGGTGAAGTCTTATGATACTCTAAAGAGAAAGCATGTG GTACTTTATGCGGATGGTGATGTAGAAGTGCTTCGGCTAGAAAATGAACGGTGGGAGCTCATTGACAATGGCCGCAAGCCCACAAAG AAGTCCAATTCTTCAAAGAAATCCCCTTCAAAAGAAGT GTCGCCTGGTCAAAAAAGTAAAAGTGCGGGTAGTTCTCGTAAGAGCAAGAAATTGACTAAAAC AGTCAAGGGGAAAAGAACACCGAGTAAAATATTGGACGGGAAAAGGGGCAGATCGAAGAGAAAACAGTGGGGAAGTAGGGAAAGAGAGAGTTCTGATGTGTCGAATATCGAGCCTAATTTGGTCTCTAAAGTGGATGAAATGAACTCAG GTAGTTCAGGTGGTGCTGAAAGAAAGGATGCGAATGTGTCAGATGAGGTGGACTCTGATAAGGAAGTGAAGTCGGTTTCCAAAGGAAATCTGCTGGAAGGGGCAGATTGTCCAAATCCAAATATTGAGGACTCTGATGAAGAGATGCCTGATTCTGAAGGGAGGCCTGCTAAAGATATGGACAGCATCGGACAAGATGCTCAAAATAATGGTGATGAGAAGCTTCCTTCAGAAGAGACTGAAACAGAGGAAGTAAATCGAGCCTCCTCAAGAGAGGGTAATGAGGAAGACTCGTCAGATTCTGAAGGGAATCAAGAAAAAGATGATGTCCGTGGTGGCCGTACAAAACAGAAGAAACCCCATCTACCTGTAGAGCCCTCAAGTCCTTCTGTAGCTGGGGATCTTGAACTTTCTGACGATGAGCCTCTT GGTAATTTCACACTCCGTGTAGGGAAAAGAGCTTCAAAGAGCGTACGGTAA
- the LOC101301651 gene encoding uncharacterized protein LOC101301651, translated as MEVLTGDRNMPDPAAAEGEEFPAHITPLFTEPHQQLVFDNPTAAAMSPQKLRIRCNGRSALPDDADLALLDKGLSPRNDVDEAHGVQFVNWKRKRKRTSSCASSTRKSRRLEKLEHFLESLVNKMLEKQEQMHMKLIEMVQDKEKERIAKEEAWKQQELERIIRDEEVRAQETSRSLAIVNFIQNLLGSDVQLPQPAPIVAQPVAAVPSSSHHDHQCVEENDKLHKDCHVQVPQPAPLVAQSVATVPPTSNDDHQCAEQNDNLHKDTATVKCSATATDKRWIQAEAQALIGLWASVEHKFRTPSNSGPGALWEEIALGMNSMGFDRTGKKCKEKWENMNKYFKKAITNDRKRSANDKTCQYFNELELLYKSGLLNLGNVGFSPPSNLENGGFSPTSNLGNGSCSPTSNMGNGSLSPTSNMGNGGFSPTNNQKSGNESQQCVPSDTSLLTRATIPFQIDEASERTRVVVSPAL; from the exons ATGGAGGTGCTGACCGGCGACCGGAATATGCCGGACCCAGCAGCAGCAGAAGGTGAGGAGTTCCCGGCGCACATAACCCCATTATTCACTGAGCCACACCAACAACTTGTCTTTGACAATCCAACGGCGGCTGCTATGTCGCCACAGAAGCTCCGTATCAGGTGCAACGGCAGGTCTGCTCTACCAGATGATGCTGATCTCGCCTTACTCGACAAAGG CTTGTCACCACGTAATGATGTTGATGAGGCACACGGTGTACAATTCGTGAATTGGAAGCGGAAGAGAAAGAGAACATCGTCTTGTGCTAGTTCTACAAGAAAGAGCAGAAGGCTTGAAAAGCTCGAGCATTTTCTGGAAAGTCTGGTAAACAAAATGCTGGAGAAGCAGGAACAGATGCATATGAAGTTGATAGAAATGGTACAAGACAAGGAGAAAGAGAGAATAGCCAAAGAAGAAGCCTGGAAACAGCAGGAGTTGGAGAGGATCATAAGGGATGAGGAGGTAAGGGCGCAAGAGACATCACGCAGCCTTGCCATCGTTAACTTTATACAAAATCTTTTGGGCAGTGATGTTCAACTCCCCCAACCAGCTCCAATTGTAGCACAACCAGTAGCAGCTGTACCTTCTAGTTCCCATCATGACCATCAATGTGTGGAAGAAAATGATAAGCTTCACAAAGACTGTCATGTTCAAGTTCCCCAACCAGCTCCACTTGTAGCACAATCAGTAGCAACAGTACCTCCTACTTCTAATGATGACCATCAATGTGCGGAACAAAATGATAATCTTCACAAAGACACGGCCACTGTCAAGTGTAGTGCAACAGCAACTGATAAAAGATGGATCCAAGCTGAAGCGCAGGCACTTATAGGGCTGTGGGCTAGTGTGGAGCATAAGTTCCGCACCCCATCAAATTCTGGCCCTGGAGCTCTATGGGAGGAGATAGCTCTTGGGATGAACAGTATGGGCTTTGATCGCACAGGGAAGAAGTGTAAAGAGAAATGGGAAAACATGAACAAGTACTTCAAAAAGGCAATCACAAATGACAGAAAGCGTTCTGCGAATGACAAGACTTGTCAATATTTTAATGAATTGGAGTTGCTCTACAAAAGTGGACTTCTGAATCTGGGGAATGTCGGCTTTAGTCCCCCAAGCAATCTGGAGAATGGCGGGTTTAGTCCCACAAGCAATCTGGGGAATGGCAGTTGTAGTCCCACAAGCAATATGGGGAATGGCAGCCTTAGTCCCACAAGCAATATGGGGAATGGCGGCTTTAGTCCTACAAACAACCAGAAGAGTGGAAACGAGTCCCAACAGTGCGTGCCCAGTGACACTAGTCTTCTAACTCGTGCCACAATACCGTTTCAGATCGATGAAGCTTCAGAGAGAACAAGAGTAGTGGTTTCTCCTGCTCTTTAA
- the LOC101292879 gene encoding nuclear transcription factor Y subunit B-6-like has protein sequence MERGGFHGYQKTQNASSGLKLSEIDMKLAEINHTNNGVAASAAATDDNECTVREQDRFMPIANVIRIMRKILPPHAKISDDAKETIQECVSEYISFITGEANERCQREQRKTITAEDVLWAMSKLGFDDYIEPLTLYLHRFREMEGDRGSMRAETLMKAGTRAMSAAEYHAAASGSFAGFAPFHHHGFFGYLKDASTSNGAGTSLSHQANAVAALVNIGDHLQASHSQYDDNSK, from the exons ATGGAACGGGGAGGTTTCCACGGCTACCAAAAGACCCAGAACGCCAGCTCCG GGTTGAAACTATCGGAGATCGACATGAAGCTGGCTGAGATTAACCACACCAACAATGGTGTTGCTGCTAGCGCTGCTGCTACTGATGACAACGAATGCACCGTGCGAGAGCAAGACCGTTTCATGCCGATAGCCAATGTGATCAGAATCATGCGCAAGATCCTGCCCCCGCATGCCAAGATCTCAGACGACGCCAAGGAAACAATCCAAGAGTGTGTCTCCGAGTACATCAGCTTCATCACCGGAGAGGCCAACGAGCGTTGCCAGCGCGAGCAGCGCAAGACCATTACTGCTGAAGACGTTCTGTGGGCAATGAGCAAGCTCGGCTTCGACGACTACATCGAGCCCCTCACTCTCTACCTCCACCGCTTCCGCGAGATGGAGGGTGATCGTGGCTCCATGAGGGCCGAGACTTTGATGAAGGCTGGTACTAGGGCAATGTCTGCGGCAGAGTATCATGCAGCTGCATCAGGCTCTTTCGCTGGCTTTGCTCCATTTCATCACCATGGCTTTTTCGGATACTTGAAGGATGCGTCCACATCCAATGGTGCTGGTACATCTTTGTCCCATCAGGCTAATGCTGTTGCTGCACTGGTAAATATTGGTGATCACCTGCAGGCATCACATTCCCAGTACGATGATAACAGTAAGTGA
- the LOC101292583 gene encoding nudix hydrolase 2-like, with product MKNGEGVGELELELDEMGKLLKGRNDEYGGVIVHMDDDEPLDTPTFVSSLSSSIALWKQQGKKGVWLRLPIQQANLVEAAIQQGFWYHHAEPHYLMLVYWIPNSAHTLPENATHRLGIGAFLINQNREVLVVQEKGGQHGGTGLWKLPTGAVDEGEDIYAAAVREVKEETGIDSEFVEILAFRQIHKSFFEKSDLFFLCMLRPLSFDIQKQDQEIEAAKWMPFEEYAAQPFVQKYEFLRYLHDICKTKIDGNYTGFSPIPTTTYSVQKSYLYLNSAQAPNRQSKL from the exons ATGAAAAATGGAGAAGGAGTAGG GGAATTGGAATTGGAATTGGATGAAATGGGGAAGCTGCTGAAGGGTAGGAATGACGAGTATGGAGGTGTGATCGTCCACATGGATGATGATGAGCCTTTGGACACTCCGACTTTCGTTTCATCTCTCAGCTCTTCAATCGCGCTTTGGAAGCAACAG GGCAAGAAGGGTGTTTGGCTCAGGTTGCCTATACAACAAGCCAACCTTGTTGAGGCTGCAATCCAG CAAGGATTCTGGTACCACCATGCGGAGCCTCATTATTTGATGCTCGTCTATTGGATCCCCAACTCTGCTCATACTCTCCCTGAAAATGCCACTCATCGTCTCGGAATTGGTGCTTTTCTCATCAATCAAAACAGAGAG GTGTTGGTTGTCCAAGAGAAGGGAGGACAACATGGGGGAACAGGCCTGTGGAAGCTCCCTACTGGAGCTGTGGATGAG GGGGAAGATATCTATGCAGCAGCTGTGAGAGAAGTTAAAGAAGAAACAGGA ATTGACTCCGAGTTTGTGGAAATTCTAGCTTTCAG ACAGATCCATAAGTCGTTCTTTGAGAAGTCAGATTTGTTTTTTCTATGCATGTTGCGGCCCCTCTCCTTTGACATCCAGAAGCAGGATCAAGAGATAGAAGCAGCCAAG TGGATGCCGTTTGAGGAATATGCAGCTCAACCATTTGTCCAGAAATATGAGTTTCTGAGGTACCTCCATGACATATGCAAAACAAAGATAGATGGGAACTATACTGGATTTTCTCCTATACCTACAACAACTTATTCTGTACAGAAGAGCTACTTGTACTTAAATAGTGCCCAAGCACCCAACAGACAGAGTAAACTCTGA